The Salvelinus alpinus chromosome 25, SLU_Salpinus.1, whole genome shotgun sequence genomic sequence tgagtccCCTGGATAAGAGGCAATAGAGATGACtatggatgttctcttgataagtgtgtgaaatggaccattttcctgtcctgctaagcattcaaaatgtaacgagtacttggatgtcagggacaatgtatggcgtaaaaagtacattcttttctttaggaatgtagttaagtaaaagtagtcaaaaatataaatagtaaagtaaagatacccccaaaaaactactctagtacttcaaagtattttttcttaagtactttacaccactgagctTCTGCTACAGCCTATATCAATGAGCGTTAGCATACTAGCTAACAACTGCTGCATAcaaaatagttattttgcaaaGATCACAGCCAAATATAATCTTAGCGACTGTTCAAGCAATAATCAAAACATCATTGCAAGCGTATGAGAACCTAAAaaaagttgttttgtttggaagtAACATTGTAATAATGTTGAATGTGTGCAGATGGTGATGGCTTTCTTACTGCGAGAGTCGCGTCATCTGTGCATGACGTTTGTGTCGTGTACTGGAAAGCGGTctatacttttagatttgtggggAGTAgtaaacaagtgcacactttaggATAACGTTTATATTATTCAGACTCAACCACTCACACTGGAGCAATTTGAACAACCTGGGCACAGGTTTTCAAAACATTTAATCCAGATCAAAATTATTGTTGTGTTAATATCTGAGTCAAAGGCCAATACACATGCTATGGGTGCTAAATATGTTGCCTATGTTGAGTATCTAGCTCCTTATTTAGGACAAAAGCCACATTACATAGGGTTTATATATGAAACGTTTTtgataaatgtaggctacagtaggctccTGCAGACGATTTTCTACTGGGATTATGCCTACTAGCATATTTTTTCACTTACAAATGCGGTTTAAAGTAAACTGATATTATTTATCTAAAATGAAAACACCAATATGTAACGTCATCTACTCTACATGCACATCGATACAAAATAGGGATTGCCCAAACACCTGCAGCAGCGCCGACATTTTGACTTGTAAACATAAACAGATAAAACAGAGGGTAAAGTAGCTGCTCTTCCTTGCCCAATGGGACATTCCAGTTTCACGTAGAAGGGGTTGCGCGCAGACAATTCTGTTTTGGAACCATTTGGTCATTTTTGGTTAGAAGCGCCGATGGCTCCCCAATACGCACAGAGTCTCCGCTTTCGTCTGCTGCCTCTGCTCTTTTTTCTGCAGACGGGATTCATCGTAGTATTTCGTTATGTTGAAATTGAACAAAATGTACAAACTAAACAACATGCATTCACCAACTATTACGCAGGTGAGTTAAAGAACAATTGTAATGTGCTTTTTTGGAGAGGTGGTGTACAGAGGTATACTTCAAGATAATTATTAATATTGTTATTAGGAGACAAAAAGTTTCTTATTAAAGCATGCTCTGAGAATATATTAGTTAAATGTAATCAGCATTTCAAACAACAAAGCCATCTCTCCACTACAGCTGAGTGATGAGGCTGGAGGATGGGACTGGAGAAATATAACCACTCAAATTAATAGACAAACAATGGGTACAAGGACTGCTcatccatgagatcaaaatgatagttttcacattgttttgaggctatagcctacagtgtttgtttacagacagacagtcagagagagagagagagaaccaaaaaATGAGTAGGGGCTGCCAACACTGGTTATGAGTGATAAGTGCTTAATCTGGTGGGGCCAGCAAGAGTTGCAGCTGGACTTGTTGGGGTGGATATGGCCTCCCAAAGCCTTCCCACATAACAGCTAGCTGCATTGTGCACAGTTTCAGTGATACACAATATTTGTGTGGGGCAACACAAAACAATTCAACTCTATCCTCTTACAGGCTTACAAGACTAGTGATACAATCTCTTTCCCAGCTGTGACATATTAGGTGTCCCCTCTTTCCTCACAGAATTTCAGGATGTTCATGTGATGGTGATTCTGGGTTTTGGCTTTCTGGCCACATTCCTGGTGCGGTACAGCTTCAGTGGAGCAGGATTTACCCTCCTAGTGGCAGCCATGGCTGTCCAGTGGGCAGTTATCCTGAACGGTGTTGAGTCTATGTATCACAGAGGAAAGATCGGGATAAATATGAGAAGGTACTGAGAAATAAGTTGAGGTGTATTGGATAGGCATTTTCTTCTTTTATTATTTTGATTATAGCTAATATCTATATTTAGTTATCTGTTGGAAGCATATATCATAAATATTGAACCCCTTTTCCTGTGTTTGGACCAGCTTGGTTGTTGCAGAGATGTGCACAGCTTCCTCCCTCATTGCCATAGGTGCTGTCCTTGGGAAGACCAATCCTGTCCATCTCCTTCTTATTGCCCTGTTGGAGATATCTGGATTTGTGCTGAATGGCTGGCTACTCCAGACATTCCTAAAGGTAAGCCGATAAAGTGATGAATCTGATGATGATGTGTTTTTAGACTGTATACTGATGATTGGGTGGTCTGTTTACACACAGGTGCAGTTTCTGAATACCATCATGCTGCTCCACATCTTTGGGGCCTTCTTTGGACTGATGTTATCATGGGTCCTGTACAGACAGGGATCCGAGCAACAGCATGAGAAAGAGAAAATTGACCGCAAGACCGGTCTGTTCTCTGTAATGGGTACATGGAAATGCTAGTGCTCCACTAATAATGTGTTTGTTGTTCGACTATGCTGTTTGCAATAATACAAGTGTTAACTTCTGGTTGGTACGTGCATCTCTTGCTCTCCAGGGACTCTGTTCCTGTGGATGTTCTGGCCCAGTTTTAACTCTGTGCTGGTAGAGGTTGATCATCTTGACAGGGGGAGGAACCTGAGAGCTGTCTACAGCACCTACCTGGCCCTGGCAGTCAGTGCCGTCACAGCTGCTGGTTTCTCTGTCCTCACTAGTCCCCAAGGGAAACTCAACCTGGTAATGACCTGAAAACATGTTTGAATGGCCAGGGCCACCCATAGGTGGGAAGTTAAAGGGCAGCGCTAGCCATTAAAGTGGGATATTGATCAAGTAGAATAGAAGTACAATTTAAGAATTTCACATATTTTGTCATCTTGAGGGATAGAGTTGCCCTATCCGATCCACTAAAAATAATTGTGTGTGGATGTTTTCTCCTCTCAGTTTCATATTCAGAGATGTACTTTTGCTGGTGGTGTTGCTATTGGGGTTGCTATGTCAGCTGTTCATTTGCCGTGGGTAGCTATGGCGATTGGATTTGCTGCTGCACTGATATCAACCTTGGGATCCCGATACATTAAGGTACGTATAAACAAATTCATGAATTGCCCATGGGCTTTCACTATCTCATATTACTGCTTTTTATCTTTCAGCCCCTCATGCTGTTTGCGTTTGAGTGTCATGACACCTGCGGAGTCCTTAGTGTCCATGGTCTGCCTGGAATCCTGGGGTGGATGGTTCAACTTCTCCTACAGATTGCTGACTCTGATGATCTCACAACGTACGCAGCATTAAAAGCACCTATGTTTACAGGATATGAAGAGAATGGAAGAGCATTGGGgacatattaaaaaaaaaaataataataatcttcgCATTTGATAAGGCATTACATTATAACAATCACTCTACTTATATAAATCATTTAAGGTGAATACATAAGAACATTTTCAAATTTATGGGGGTTTCCTTTGAATGATGTTATGCATCTTTCAGGGCCGTCCGATTTGCTGTGTTCCACATTTGCACGCTCCTCATCACCCTGAGCCTGAGCATGATTCTGGGACTCATCACAGGTGACTTTCAACAGTACTGTACGTATGTTATTGGACTCACTGGTGAATTGGAGTTTTAACCACAAACATGTTCCTTCCTGCTCAGGTTTTCTTCTGAAATGTGATTTCTGGAGGCCACCCCAGAACAAGAAATGCTTTGATGACCAGGCCTTCTGGGAGGTAAGTAATCAGTGATGACAGAAAGGCTCAGTTTGTATCAAACAATTGataggttaaaaaatatatgcaTGCAGTTGAAGCAATACATTTGTGCCTCTAAAGTTATGCTGTCTAACTTAAATCATTGTTTTTCAGTTTCCCCACCTAgcagggaaaaggtgagaggttGGAAAAGAAAAAAGGAACAAGTGTTGAGTGTCAGGAGAGCAATGAACCAATGCATCATTTCAACCATACAATATTCCCATGCATCTTCAGCTTATTACATTTTTCAAAATGTGTAGTATGTGAAAACTGCACTGGAATATGTGATTGTGATTATTTTGTGTTAGTCAAACTTTAAATATTAGCCAAGAAAAGAGAGAACCTGGCCTGTGAGAGCTGCGAATAAAGACTTGTCATCTCGTACGTGTGTGTTGTACATTTTGTGTTTAATGCTGCCGTGGTTTCTCAGGATCAGAAAAGTGACCTCATGGTTAGGTTATTATACAAGTACTGTAAATGTATAAGCATTACAGTCAAATACATAGTCAAAGAATAGAGACGCATTGAAACCTTGAAGAATCAAACCACACTAAAACTACAGCTTGATTTAAGAACCTTCAAATGATGGTTCAGTATAACTACCCAATTAGAGACTCCACATCTAGACAAGTTATTGTAAAACTTTTGTTTGCCCACATTCAAGGTTACATTATTTTCAGTAAATGTACAGTAAGTAAGTCTACTTACAACATTAACACTCTGAGAGATATATACATATGTCCTGTCTTTTCCCCCTCAGATGTTTGTACCTTAATAATGAAAATTTCCTCATCAAATGGAGCAAAATATATCATTAGAGTGCACAAATGGGTATTGTAAATAATCTGTTTTTGAAGGTTTCCATTATAAATAATGTAAGATGGTAAATTGTAACAGAATAGCTCCATACTTTGAGTGAAAAGAAAATAACATTGCATTAAGAGATGATAAATTGCAAATTGTGCTTTTTATATTGTAAAAAGTGCATTTGTACAACAACCAATTTACTAATAAATTAAACACATGTTAATCTAAAAGCCAAAAAAAAAGTTATCATACAAAATATTCATTTTGTATCGCTTGAAAAACAGAAAGTAGGTGTTTTGATTGAACAAAGTGTAAACTGTCTCAGAAAAAGAGAACAGATCATATGACATGGAGAGAAATCATTATTGCCACAAGTCTTCGGTGCGTCCAAATTTAAACACCAAGCCCCTGCAAGAAAAGACTGGGTGTCTATTTAGAGAAAATAACTAGCATAgacaatgtattgtaatgtagttCTATTTAAAAGGTATTATAGTTCATTTTAGACTCTAATACATTTAAGTGACGGATTCACTACTAGGCCAGAAATACATTCCAAGGGAATATCTGAGAATATCTATAGTACATATAACTTAACAGAAAATGACATTTAATTAAGGTAAAACATGATGAACATTTTGAAGAATACTTACCCAAAGAAAATGAATGCATTTTGAAAGAAAACCGCAATACCAGGATACACAACAGGTTTCTCTGTGAACAgatttattaaaaaaattattaaaaaataataataataaaactttactatcattctttacaaTTTTTTGCACAGTGACCGCTCAATGTCCATGAGCTATTAGTTTGGGGTACATAACCATAATCACATGCTGAGTGGGAATGCTGGACTTACTGGGCACTACGAAGCCTCCAAACAGGATCCACATGGAAGCAATAAGAGATCCAAACGCCAGCATGAAGCCAATGAAGAGCCACACACGCGCTCCTGCAATCAGTGATACAATGAGGTGGAAGGCACTCATTAGGGTCTGAAGCTCCATCTTTTCTTtccaatcaaagtttatttgtcacatgcgacgaatacaacaggtgtagtagaccttacagtgaaattcttacttacaggctctaaccaatagtacaaaaaaggtattaggtgaacaataggttggcaaagaaataaaacaacagtaaaaagacaggctatatacagtagcgaggctacatacagacaccggttagtcaggctgattgaggtagtgtgtacatgtagatatggttaagtcactatgcatatatgatgaacagagagtagcagtagcgtaaaagaggggttggcaggttGTGgttgggacacaatgcagatagcccggttagctactgtgcgggagcactggttggttggcccaattgaggtagtatgtacatgaatgtatagttaaagtgactatgcatattagaggttgaccgattatgatttttcaacgccgaaaccgattattggagggccgAAAAAAGCCTATACCGATTTTTTGgggtaataatgacaattacaacaacactgaatgaacacttattttaacttaatataatacatcaataaaatcaatttagcctcaaataaataatgaaacatgttcaatttggtttaaataatgcaaaaacacagtgttggagaagaaagtaaaagtgcaatatgtgccatgtaagaaagctaacattttaagttccttgctcagaacatgagaacatatgaaagctggtggttccttttaacatgagtcttcaatattcccaggtaagaagttttaggttgtagttattataggaattataggactatttctctcaaaacgatttgtatttcatatacctttgactatcggatgttcttataggcactttagtattgccagtgtaacagtatagcttccatccctctcctcgctgctacctgggctcgaaccaggaacacatcgacaaccgccaccctcgaagcagcgttacccatgcagagcaaggggaacaactactccaagtctcagagcgagtgacgtttgaaacgctattagcgcgcagcccgctaactagctagccatttcacatcggttacaccagcctaatctcgggagttgataggcttgaattcataaacagcagagcttctggcaaaacgcaggaaagtgctgtttgaatgaatgcttatgagcctgctgctgcctaccatcgctcagtcagactgctctatcaaatcatagacttaattataacataataacacacagaaatacgagccttaggtcattaatatggtcgaatccggaaaccatcatctcgaaaacaaaacatttattctttcagtgaaatacggaaccgttacatattttatctaacgggtggcatccatcagtctaaatattcctgttacattgcacaaccttcaatgttatgtcataatgagCCAGGCGCCCCAaactgcatataccctgactctgcgtgcaataaacgcaagagaagtgacacagtttcacctggttaatattgacTGCCAACctagatttcttttagctaaatatgcaggtttaaaaatatatacttctgtgtattgattttaagaaaggcattgatgtttatggttaggtacaccttggagcaacgacagtcctttttcgcgaatgcgcactgcatcgtttatatgcaatgcaggacacgctagataaactagtaatatcatcaaccatgtgtagttataactagtgataatgattgattgattgttttttataagataagtttaatgctagctagcaacttaccttggcttcttactgcatccgcgtaacaggcgggctcctcgtgcggcaggtggttagagcattggactagtttaaccgtaaggttgcaagattgaattcctgagctgacaagggaaaaatctgtcattctgcccctgaacaaggcagttaacccatcgttcctaggccgtcaatgaaaataagaatgtgttcttaactgacttgcctagtcaaataaaaggtataaaaaaatatatatataaaaaaattaaaatattaaaaaaaataggcgtccaaaattaccgatttccgatggttatgaaaacttgaaatcggccctaattaatcgcccattccgattaatcggtcgacctctaatgcatatatgataaacagagcgtagcagcagtgtacaaagaggggttgggggtgggGCACACAACGCAAAtattccgggtagccatttgattacctgttcaggagtcttatggcttgggggtgtaaaaactgttgagaagccttttcgTCCtacacttggcactccggtaccacttgccatgcggtagtagagagaacagtctatgactggggtggctggggtctttaacaatttttagggccttcctctgacaccgcctggtgtagaggtcctggatggcaggaagcatagccccagtgatgtactgggccgtacgcactaccctctgtagtgtcttgcggtcagaggccgagcagatgccgtaccaggcagtgatgcaatcagtcaggatgctctcgatgtggcagctgtagaaccttttgagaatctcaggacccatgccaaatctttttagtttcctgagggggaataggctttgtcgtgccctcttcacgactgtcttggtgtgtttggaccattctagtttgttgttgatgtggacaccaaggaacttgaagctctcaacctgctccactacagccccgtcgatgagaatggagcgtgctcggtcctccttttcctgtagtccacaataatctccttagtcttggtgacattgagggataggttgttattctggcaccacccggccaggtctctgacttcctccctataggctgtctcgtcgttgatcaggcctactactgttgtgtcgtctgcaaacttaacgatggtgttggagtcgtgcctggccatgcagttgtgggtgaacagggagtacaggagaagactgagcacgcacccctgcgaggctccagtgttgaggaccagcgtgtgttgctacctaccctcacctgggggcagcccgtcaggaagtccaggatccagttgcagatggaggtgtttagtctcaggatccttaacttagtgatgagctttgagggtactatggtgttgaacgctgaactgtagtcaatgaatagcattctcacgtaagtgttccttttgtccaggtgggaaagggcagtgtggagtgcaatagagattgcatcatctgtggatctgtttgggcggtatgcaaattggagtgggtctagggtttctgggataatggtgttgatgtgagccatgaccagcctttcaaagcatttcatggctacagaggtgagtgctacaggtctgtagtcatttaggccggttgcctttgcattcttgggcacagggactatggtggtctgcttgaaacatgttggtattacagactcaatcagggacatgttgaaaatgtcagtgaagacacctgccagttggtcagcaaatgcccggagcacacgtcctggtaatctgtctggccccgcagccttgtgcatgttgacctgtttaaaggtcttactcacgtgagtgctacaggtctgtagtcatttaggccggttgcctttgcattcttgggcacagggactatggtggtctgcttgaaacatgttggtattacagactcaatcagggacatgttgaaaatgtcagtgaagacacctgccagttggtcagcaaatgcccggagcacacgtcctggtaatctgtctggccccgcagccttgtgcatgttgacctgtttaaaggtcttactcacgtcggctacggagagcgtgatcacacagtcgcctggaacagctgatgctctcatgcatgcctcagtgttgcttgcctcaaagcgagcatagaagtgatttagctcgtctggtaggctcgtgtcactgggcagctcgtggctgtgcttccctttgtagtctgtaatagtttgcaagccctgccacatctgacgagcgtcagagccggtgtagtatgattcaatcttagccctgtattgacgctttgcctgtttgatggttcgtcgcagggcatagcaggatttcttgtcagcttccgggttagagtcccgcaccttgaaagcggcagctctacccattagctcagtgcgaatattgcctgtaatccatggcttctggttggggtatgtatgtacagtcactgtggggacgacgtcctcgatgcacttattgataaagccagtgactgatgtggtgtactcctcaatgccatcggaagaatccaggaacatgttccagtctgtgatagcaaaacagtcctgtagtttagcatctgcttcatctgaccactttttttatagactgagtcactggtgcttcctgctttaatatttgcttgtaagcaggaatcaggaggatagagttgtggtcggatttaccaaatggaggacgagggagaacgTTGTACGTGTCTccgtgtgtggagtacaggtgatctagaaatgttttccctctggttgcacatttaacatgttgatggaaatttggtagaactgatttaattttccctgcattaaagtctccggccactaggagcgccgcctctgggtgagtggtttcctgtttgcttatttccttatacagctgactgagtgtggtcttagtgccagcatctgtctgtggtcgtaaataaacagccacgaaaagtatagctgaaaactctctaggcaagtagtgtggcctgcaatttatcacaatatactctacttcaggcgagcaaaatctagagacttccttagatttcgtgcaccagctgttgtttacaaatatgcacagaacacccccccctcgtcttaccggagtgtgcggttctatcttgccggtgcagcgtgtatcccgctagctgaatatccacgtcgtcattcagccacgattccgtgaaacatggGATATtccagtttttgatgtcccgttggtaggatattcgtgatcgtacctcgtctagtttattgtccaatgattgcacgttggcgagtagtattgacggtaaaggcagctttcccactcgcctttttCGGGTACcgaccaggcatccggctctttgcgtcgcttcctcttgcaaataacggggatgtcggccctgtggggtgtttggagaatgtcttgtgtgtcttgtttgttgaagaaaaaaaatatttgtctaatccgaggtgagtgatcgctgtcctaatatacagaagctctttttttgcaGTAAAATacagttgcagaaacattatgtacaaaataagttacaaataacgcaaaaaaacaaacacataatagcacaattggttgggcgccggtaaaactgctgccatttcaactgtatgtgggtgtgtgtatatatattttttaattttacctttatttaactaggcaagtcagattagaacaaattcttattttcaatgacggcctagaaacagtgggttaactgccttgttcagcggcagaacgacagatttttaccttgtctgctcagggattcgattttgcaacctttcggttactagtacaacgctctaaccactaggctacctgccaccccaatctctctctgtgtgtgtgcgtattgtaagagcaaaaagtCACAGCTTCTAGGCCCCCAAAATCCAAATTAAAGGAGATGTTTACCCAAAATCCAGAAACTCCCAAGTGATTCCATACATTTAAACTAGTTCAGTGGAGTTTGCCCTCTCCCCATAGTGCTGTAATGAAAAAGCTGCAAAAATGGGTCATGTGACTCGTGACGTTGCTGGATGCAGACCTCGCTCTGCTCCGTTGCCAGTGAATTCATGATTCAGAAATCTGCGAAGTGTGGACAAATTATAGAGCACATAAGCACAGTGTAGAGCACATAagcctacactacatgaccaaaagtatgtggacgccagctcgtcaaacatctcattccaaaatcatgggcattaatatggagttggtccccctttgctgctataacagcctccactcttctgggaaagctttccactagatgttggaacattgctgcggggacttgcttccaatcaggcacaagagcattagtgcggtcgggcactgatgttgggggatTAGGTCGGGCTAGCAGtcgccgttccaattcatcccaaaggtgttcgattgggttgaggtcagggctctgtgcagaccaatcaagttcttccacaccgatctcgacaaaccatttctgtatggaccttgctttgtgcacgggggtattgtcatgctgaaactgttgccacaaagttggaagcacagaatcgtctacaatgccattgtatgctgtagcattaagatttcccttcactggaattaaggggcctagcccgaatcatgaaaaacagccccagaccattattcctcctccaccaaactttacagttggcactatggtttggggcaggtagcgttctcctggcatccgccaaaaccagattcatccgtcggacttccagatggtgaagcgtgattcatcactccagagaacgcgtttccacagctccagagtccaatggcattgCTTATGGTGAtctcaggcttgtgtgcggctgctcggtcatggaaacctATTTtgtgaagctcctgacaaacagttgaagttgcttctagaggcagtttggaactacgtagtgagtgttgcaacggaggaaagacaatttttacacgctacgcagcccccgttctgtgagcttgtgtggcctactactttgcggctgagccgttgttgctgctagacatttccacttcacaataacagtacttaaAGTTGACCaggcagctctagtagggcagaaatttgaagaactgacttgttggaaaggtggcatcctatgacagtgccacattgaaagtcactgagctcttcagtaaggccattctactgccaatgtttcctATGGAGATTGAATGGCTGGGTGTCcgcatacactatatatacaaaagtatgcctACATGATGATGCAATGGTAATAACACAATAAGAACCCCTCGAACGTCAAATCAGGCTAGGCTACATAATTCTGCACGCTTGCTTTGCCGCTTTCTCTTCTCAAACATTCCTTTGTATTTTGCCACTGCACCAGATCCAGCCCATGGAAATACAGCCACAGCTGTATCTTTCAGTGTCCTTCAGTTTATTGTCCCCATCATTTCAGATTGCATATCCCGTTCATATGCATCGTCGCTGAAGTGCTTGCTACACACGCAGCGGTGCAATGTGGGCTGCAGGAGTATTTACATAGTATTTACTATTTAAAATTGCTGCTAATCATCCTCTGCATCTCTCTGTATCTTTTATCAGAAAACAGTGACATTTGGTACCTTCTTCTCAGCTCCTTCTCACTCCCCAAAATGTTTTATCCGTGACATCATGCTCCATATAAGGGCATATCTTGAAGCTTCTACGCAGCAGGGTCAAACCCCATAGGGTGCTCATAGGAAGTTGTTACCCATCTCCACTGCTGTGGCAGTCGGCTACATACAAGGATCGCTAATATTTTAGGTGGAAAAGTACACATTTCCTGACAAAACTGATGCTATTTTTGTCAAAAATAGCTCATCCGGCCGTACTCTTTCAATAAAACAAAGAATTGTCCACAGAGTGAGGCCTGCATTCAGCAACGTCAGCAACCGAACACATAGGTTCAGCTCTGAGCTGCTCGATTTATCTACATCATTCTGCATTTAGGACTGAATCTTAAATTCAAGGAATGGAATGCAGTTAGGAAAAGGAATGGAGTTAGAATGGAATAATCCTGTCATACACATACCTGTCTGTCCAATGCAACCTTCACTGTAGCTGTCCCCTCTCACTTGGCCATTCGAGACAGCATTGATCCTAGAGAAATACCAAAGACAAAAGTTGAAAGAGCTCAATTTATTTTCAAGGAGAATTTCAACAGACTGAATTCCTGAATTAAAATGAGACTGACCACAACTCCATTGGACACATTCACAATACAGCATGACTTACATGAGAAAGGCCACAGTAGCGATGACACCAC encodes the following:
- the LOC139553677 gene encoding transmembrane protein 50A isoform X1, with the protein product MKLCGILFRMHGLRTMSGFLNSIQCGECECNVDWGERRNTMASIAAGVLFFTGWWIIIDAAVNYPDEVTFHHAYHACGVIATVAFLMINAVSNGQVRGDSYSEGCIGQTGARVWLFIGFMLAFGSLIASMWILFGGFVVPKKPVVYPGIAVFFQNAFIFFGGLVFKFGRTEDLWQ
- the LOC139553677 gene encoding transmembrane protein 50A isoform X2, yielding MSGFLNSIQCGECECNVDWGERRNTMASIAAGVLFFTGWWIIIDAAVNYPDEVTFHHAYHACGVIATVAFLMINAVSNGQVRGDSYSEGCIGQTGARVWLFIGFMLAFGSLIASMWILFGGFVVPKKPVVYPGIAVFFQNAFIFFGGLVFKFGRTEDLWQ
- the rhd gene encoding rh blood group, D antigen, with the protein product MAPQYAQSLRFRLLPLLFFLQTGFIVVFRYVEIEQNVQTKQHAFTNYYAEFQDVHVMVILGFGFLATFLVRYSFSGAGFTLLVAAMAVQWAVILNGVESMYHRGKIGINMRSLVVAEMCTASSLIAIGAVLGKTNPVHLLLIALLEISGFVLNGWLLQTFLKVQFLNTIMLLHIFGAFFGLMLSWVLYRQGSEQQHEKEKIDRKTGLFSVMGTLFLWMFWPSFNSVLVEVDHLDRGRNLRAVYSTYLALAVSAVTAAGFSVLTSPQGKLNLFHIQRCTFAGGVAIGVAMSAVHLPWVAMAIGFAAALISTLGSRYIKPLMLFAFECHDTCGVLSVHGLPGILGWMVQLLLQIADSDDLTTAVRFAVFHICTLLITLSLSMILGLITGFLLKCDFWRPPQNKKCFDDQAFWEFPHLAGKR